In Halobacillus amylolyticus, the following proteins share a genomic window:
- a CDS encoding MBL fold metallo-hydrolase: MIDVYEKEDVTCVEGRVVRSGRKGGTIYAFLVDGMLIDTGPKCLESEIIPFYEDHSIELVTLTHSHEDHTGTASWFQENRSAPIYIHPKGINICAQPCPYPKYRQISWGVRKEFEALPLGNTIQSQSQDWKVIYTPGHAGDHISLFHEETGRLFSGDLFVAPKTKVIMDSESIPLIMNSIRTLLSYDFGPMFCSHAGYIQDGKRMLKQKLNYLENLCDEVKSLHKEGLPIAEINKKLFPKKYPIVAVSGGEWDSLHIVSSIISDEKLI; this comes from the coding sequence ATGATAGATGTGTATGAGAAAGAGGACGTTACCTGTGTAGAGGGGAGAGTTGTAAGGTCTGGTCGCAAAGGAGGTACGATTTATGCATTTTTGGTAGACGGCATGTTAATTGATACCGGACCCAAATGCCTTGAGTCTGAAATAATTCCTTTCTATGAAGATCATTCGATTGAGCTAGTCACATTAACTCATAGCCATGAGGATCATACGGGAACGGCTTCATGGTTTCAAGAGAACCGGAGTGCTCCCATATATATTCATCCTAAAGGGATCAATATATGTGCGCAGCCATGTCCATATCCAAAGTATCGCCAGATTTCTTGGGGAGTACGAAAAGAGTTTGAAGCCTTACCGCTTGGAAATACGATTCAATCTCAAAGTCAAGATTGGAAAGTGATTTATACACCGGGTCATGCAGGTGACCATATCTCTCTTTTTCATGAAGAAACAGGGAGGTTATTTTCAGGTGATTTATTTGTGGCACCGAAGACAAAGGTCATTATGGATAGTGAATCGATCCCGCTAATTATGAATTCAATCAGAACGCTGCTCTCTTATGATTTCGGACCAATGTTTTGCTCCCATGCTGGCTACATACAGGATGGAAAAAGGATGTTAAAACAAAAGCTGAATTATCTTGAGAATCTTTGTGATGAGGTGAAAAGTCTACATAAGGAAGGACTCCCAATTGCTGAAATCAATAAAAAGCTTTTCCCGAAAAAGTATCCAATTGTCGCAGTTTCCGGAGGAGAATGGGACTCTTTGCATATCGTCTCTTCCATTATTTCTGATGAGAAGCTTATATAA
- a CDS encoding citrate/2-methylcitrate synthase, producing MDYIEDVKHQSVEEVIREKMTNREKVMGFGHRVYKTKDPRAEALKAQLMKIKPKPDWVDFTLKVENETVSWLDELKPGRNLYANVEFYAAALMKAIGIPADLFTPIFCSSRIVGWSAHIMEQSRNNTIFRPGAKYKEN from the coding sequence TTGGATTATATTGAAGATGTAAAACATCAATCAGTTGAAGAAGTTATTAGAGAAAAAATGACTAACCGTGAAAAAGTAATGGGATTTGGACATCGCGTTTATAAGACTAAAGATCCTAGAGCTGAAGCATTAAAAGCACAATTAATGAAAATTAAGCCTAAACCAGATTGGGTCGATTTTACATTAAAAGTTGAAAATGAAACAGTTAGTTGGCTTGATGAATTAAAGCCTGGTCGTAATCTTTATGCAAATGTCGAGTTCTATGCAGCAGCGTTAATGAAAGCTATTGGAATACCTGCAGATCTATTTACACCAATTTTTTGTTCTAGTCGAATCGTCGGGTGGTCAGCACACATTATGGAGCAATCCAGAAATAATACAATCTTTAGACCTGGAGCTAAATACAAGGAAAACTAA
- a CDS encoding MarR family winged helix-turn-helix transcriptional regulator: MNEIKESDICVQFLLRTALQKVNQVSKSKLSPYGVTPAQYALLRFLWKEDDGQFSSVLGERLQLDSATVTGIIDRLEQNEFIERQFDPKDRRNRLIFLTEKGRSMEHSLCEKMDEMNEEVMSDFDDEEFQQFKEILFDIGIKNKNRGLE; encoded by the coding sequence GTGAATGAAATCAAAGAATCCGATATCTGTGTACAGTTTCTTCTTAGGACAGCTTTGCAAAAAGTAAACCAAGTAAGTAAATCCAAATTATCCCCGTATGGTGTAACACCTGCTCAATATGCGTTGCTTCGCTTTCTGTGGAAGGAAGATGATGGGCAATTTAGTTCTGTATTAGGGGAAAGACTTCAGCTAGACAGTGCTACTGTAACAGGTATTATTGACCGACTGGAACAAAACGAGTTTATTGAACGGCAATTTGATCCAAAAGATCGCCGCAACAGGCTGATTTTTCTGACTGAAAAAGGGAGATCTATGGAGCATTCTTTATGCGAGAAGATGGATGAAATGAATGAAGAAGTGATGTCTGACTTTGATGATGAGGAGTTTCAGCAATTTAAGGAAATACTTTTCGACATTGGAATAAAAAACAAGAATAGAGGATTGGAATGA
- a CDS encoding NAD(P)H-dependent flavin oxidoreductase, with protein sequence MSRIPSTLQNLRIPVIGSPMFIISNPKLVIEQCKAGIVGSMPALNARPASLLDEWLAEITEELAAYNAKNPDRPAAPFAINQIVHKSNERLEHDMELCVKYKVPIIISSLGAREEIFDTAHSYGGIVLHDVINNTFAHKAIDKGADGLIAVAAGAGGHAGVKSPFAFIQEIRQWFDGPLALSGSIATGGAILSAQAMGADFAYIGSPFIATHEALASEEYKQAIVDSTSDDIVYSSLFTGVHGNYLKPSIRAAGLDPDNLPESDPSKMNFGEEAVKPWKNIWGSGQGVGAIKEVTSAAEFVDKLYKEYLEARDNLISRSVVKKI encoded by the coding sequence ATGTCAAGAATTCCGTCAACACTTCAGAATTTGCGTATCCCTGTAATTGGATCACCGATGTTTATTATTAGTAATCCTAAGCTAGTGATCGAGCAATGTAAGGCAGGGATCGTTGGATCAATGCCTGCACTGAATGCTAGACCCGCATCCTTACTTGATGAATGGTTGGCAGAAATCACGGAGGAGCTCGCAGCTTATAACGCAAAAAATCCAGATCGTCCAGCTGCACCATTTGCTATTAATCAAATTGTTCACAAGTCAAATGAACGGTTAGAACACGACATGGAATTGTGTGTAAAGTACAAAGTTCCCATTATTATTTCGTCCTTAGGTGCCCGTGAGGAAATATTTGATACAGCACATAGCTACGGGGGAATTGTTCTGCACGACGTAATCAACAACACTTTCGCACACAAGGCAATTGACAAAGGTGCAGATGGCTTAATTGCAGTTGCCGCAGGAGCTGGCGGTCATGCTGGTGTGAAGAGCCCTTTTGCTTTCATTCAAGAAATCCGACAGTGGTTCGATGGTCCACTTGCTTTGTCCGGATCGATTGCTACGGGAGGTGCAATCCTGTCTGCCCAAGCAATGGGGGCTGATTTTGCATATATCGGCTCACCGTTCATCGCAACGCATGAAGCCCTTGCTTCTGAAGAGTATAAGCAAGCAATCGTTGACAGTACGTCTGATGATATTGTTTATAGCAGTCTTTTCACTGGTGTACATGGAAATTATCTGAAACCATCCATTCGAGCAGCAGGATTAGATCCTGACAATCTTCCTGAAAGTGATCCATCCAAGATGAATTTTGGTGAAGAGGCTGTCAAGCCATGGAAGAATATTTGGGGAAGCGGTCAAGGTGTTGGTGCTATTAAAGAGGTTACTAGTGCAGCAGAATTTGTAGATAAACTTTATAAAGAATATCTTGAAGCAAGAGACAATCTAATCAGCCGTAGTGTTGTTAAAAAGATCTGA
- a CDS encoding ABC transporter substrate-binding protein, which produces MKKMQNEGVSTTTPEGMIYVVDPSPLNWLYILYNTMEESVRADHSGAIIPSLANYEWKSDTVLELKLKEGVTFHDGEPFTAQVVKKSVHELLRWLVPHPPGSFLNYFKPTTLKVIDSYTVQLYFPKPDGLAVAKLRATHFANFLFWNYLGFGYRKLGSAEGHW; this is translated from the coding sequence ATGAAAAAAATGCAGAATGAAGGGGTGTCAACTACAACACCGGAAGGCATGATTTATGTGGTCGATCCATCACCGTTGAATTGGTTGTATATACTCTACAATACGATGGAAGAATCTGTAAGGGCCGACCATTCAGGTGCAATTATCCCTTCTCTTGCTAATTATGAATGGAAAAGTGATACCGTTTTAGAACTTAAACTAAAAGAAGGTGTTACCTTCCACGATGGCGAGCCTTTTACGGCACAGGTGGTCAAAAAAAGTGTTCATGAACTGCTACGTTGGTTAGTGCCTCATCCTCCTGGATCCTTTCTTAATTATTTTAAGCCAACAACCTTGAAAGTCATTGATTCCTATACAGTTCAACTTTACTTTCCCAAACCGGATGGATTGGCTGTCGCTAAGTTGAGAGCCACCCATTTTGCGAACTTTCTTTTTTGGAATTATCTTGGTTTCGGTTACCGAAAGCTTGGCTCAGCGGAGGGCCATTGGTGA